Proteins encoded together in one Mycobacterium sp. MS1601 window:
- a CDS encoding NADH-quinone oxidoreductase subunit J, producing the protein MEPAVFWTTASLVVACALGVVVSAKAVYSALFLAMTMILLAVLYVGQDALFLGVVQVVVYTGAVMMLFLFVLMLIGVDSSESLVETIRGQRIAAVTVGLGFGALLAAAIGNVAVGGVHGLSHRDNVEGLAALIFTKYLWAFEITSALLITAALGAMVLAHRERFEPRKSQRELAIARFRSGAYPGTPPGSGVYALHNSVDTPALLPDGRFSELSVIRTLERGDVVLRLLAADATSGERAAGES; encoded by the coding sequence ATGGAGCCGGCCGTGTTCTGGACCACAGCGTCGCTGGTGGTTGCGTGTGCCCTCGGTGTTGTGGTCTCCGCGAAGGCGGTGTACTCAGCGCTGTTCCTGGCCATGACGATGATCCTGCTGGCCGTGCTGTATGTGGGGCAGGATGCGTTGTTCTTGGGGGTGGTGCAGGTGGTGGTGTACACGGGTGCGGTGATGATGCTGTTCCTGTTCGTATTGATGCTGATCGGGGTGGATTCATCGGAGTCACTGGTGGAAACCATTCGTGGACAACGCATCGCCGCAGTAACGGTGGGACTGGGGTTCGGAGCACTGCTTGCGGCGGCGATCGGCAACGTCGCGGTGGGCGGTGTCCATGGGTTGTCACACCGCGACAATGTGGAAGGTCTTGCGGCGCTGATCTTCACCAAGTATCTGTGGGCGTTCGAGATCACCAGCGCCCTGTTGATCACCGCGGCGCTGGGGGCGATGGTGCTGGCGCACCGTGAACGCTTCGAACCCAGGAAGAGTCAACGTGAACTGGCGATCGCGCGATTCCGATCCGGTGCGTACCCGGGAACGCCCCCCGGATCCGGGGTGTACGCGTTGCACAACTCAGTGGACACACCGGCATTGTTGCCCGACGGGCGATTCAGCGAGCTGTCCGTCATCCGGACTCTGGAGCGTGGCGACGTGGTTCTGCGGCTACTCGCGGCGGACGCCACGTCGGGGGAGAGGGCTGCCGGTGAATCCTGA
- the nuoK gene encoding NADH-quinone oxidoreductase subunit NuoK produces MNPENCLYLSALLFTIGAAGVLLRRNAIVMFMCVELMLNACNLAFVTFSRMHGQLDGQVVAFFTMVVAACEVVVGLAIIMTIYRTRQSANVDDANLLRG; encoded by the coding sequence GTGAATCCTGAGAATTGTTTGTATCTGTCGGCGTTGTTGTTCACCATCGGTGCCGCCGGGGTGTTGTTGCGGCGCAACGCCATTGTCATGTTCATGTGTGTGGAGCTGATGCTCAACGCGTGCAATCTGGCGTTTGTCACCTTCTCCCGGATGCACGGACAACTCGACGGCCAGGTGGTCGCGTTCTTCACCATGGTGGTCGCCGCCTGTGAGGTGGTGGTCGGGCTGGCCATCATTATGACCATCTACCGCACCCGCCAGTCCGCCAATGTCGATGACGCGAACCTCTTGAGGGGCTGA